A stretch of Nilaparvata lugens isolate BPH chromosome 12, ASM1435652v1, whole genome shotgun sequence DNA encodes these proteins:
- the LOC111054076 gene encoding protein Abitram — MEMDNDSEKLANSVETIENNSMDNNSEILGNSVEPIENSYNKTEIFPSVVDRYYTKRYVLDVGHKFGDYCILFHSNRICVVTLAPSHPIRSMRKSIESLDFQISTSIDRLDNRVSGKSKRGAQRLDVNSALCFAKCADGEIHKICAGIPGKLVEINENLPENPSLLVECPETEGFVAIVLPSIPTSERFKAELMNYEQYLEAVAKREGSCGKEERKQGGIDEL; from the coding sequence ATGGAGATGGATAACGACAGTGAAAAACTGGCTAACTCTGTGGAGACTATCGAAAATAACTCCATGGATAATAACAGTGAAATACTAGGTAACTCAGTGGAGCCTATCGAAAATAGCTACAACAAAACCGagatttttccgtcagttgtcGACAGATACTACACAAAACGCTACGTCCTAGACGTCGGCCACAAATTCGGCGACTACTGCATACTATTCCACTCAAACCGCATCTGTGTAGTGACACTGGCTCCCTCGCATCCGATCCGAAGCATGAGGAAAAGTATCGAAAGCCTCGACTTCCAGATATCGACTAGTATCGATCGACTCGACAATCGAGTTAGCGGAAAATCGAAACGCGGCGCCCAGCGGTTGGATGTGAACTCGGCGCTCTGCTTTGCCAAGTGCGCTGACGGGGAAATTCACAAGATATGCGCTGGAATCCCCGGGAAACTGGTGGAAATCAATGAAAATCTGCCGGAAAATCCGAGTCTGCTGGTTGAGTGTCCGGAGACGGAGGGGTTTGTGGCTATTGTGCTACCGTCTATACCTACTAGCGAACGGTTCAAGgctgaattgatgaattatgaGCAATATTTAGAGGCAGTTGCTAAGAGAGAAGGTAGCTGTGGAAAAGAGGAAAGAAAACAGGGCGgaattgatgaattatga